The Sebastes umbrosus isolate fSebUmb1 chromosome 1, fSebUmb1.pri, whole genome shotgun sequence genome includes the window ATCACCACGTCCGCCAGCGTCTTGAAGTCCTGGACGAACTTCTTGTTCTTGTCGTCTCCGGTCTTCTCTTGTACGAGGAGCTGGAAGAGGGGAGCCTCCTGCCGGCAGACCCGAGCCACATTAGCCGCCTTCTCAGCCACCCGGAGCAGCTGCCTCAACAGATCAGCCAtgtctgaacagaaacaaaacacaagagaGACGGAAACTGTGTGAGTgttaaagagaaagagagagagagaaagaggctaGGCAGGTCACACATTTGCACATACCGAGCTAATTATAGCCTTAAAATGAAAACAGGGCATTTCTGAAAAAAGAGTGTGAGGGAGGAAAGAGTCTTCTGGTCTTTTGCATGTGAACCAACACattatagaatagaaagctttattgtcattgtattaaatacaacaagattcacagttgccacttctggtcagtgctttaaaacaaaaacttgaCAAGagtaaacgaggcagataaaacatataacaggtaaaacacacacacagtatataaagcaaataaaacaggtaaactagatgtaataaatacatataaacagaagtgttacactagaaatataaaaatagatgtaatgtaaacagaggtaattgcacttgtaaaataggtagggtagatgtaataaataaaatgtaaataaaggtAGTTgaacttgaggtgtatattgcatcaaggatattacacagacaatatatatatctgcAGAAGACAAATGCATGACAGATATGCAGCTCACTCACAATTGctctccaaaaacacacacagtttccaCATAATTACTCATAAAGTATGGAACACTTTATAACCAATCATCTCATAGTAGGAGAAAAGCACACTAGGGTGTGTAGGAAGTGGTATAGTGCCACCTACACACACTGTTGAGTGATATTTAGAGTATTACACTGTTGTTATggggatggaaaaaaaaggccTCAATGAAAACTAAAATGTTAATTTAGTTGTTTTGACTTGTAACTGCAGACAACATCACTCCAGTCTGATAAAACACAGGTTTAATAGAGTTTAGCTTAACATTTACGATGCTACATATATAATAAGGGAATTTAAGCCCTGTGAAATGATTGAAACCTTAATAAAAACCAGGTTACACACCGTTTAGTTTCCTCTCGTCTGTCGCTCCTCGGTAGCTGAGTGTTTCCTGTCCGACCTGCAGTCACTAAACACGGATGATGTTGGTGAGATGTGAGGATAGATTCAGTTAAACAGTGATATATTAAAGCGACTAATTAACactgagctctctctctctctctctctctctctctcgctctctctctctctctctctctctctccctggtTTCTTGACGTCAGTGTGAGTTTCCTCTCTAAAGGAAGAAGAAGGGCGGACGGTCCTCTCACATCGAGGCctgcagagaggaggtgaagacAGACGCGTCATCAGAGCGTCATCAGAGCAGAGCACGGTGAGATGTTTATATACAAGGAGAGGACAACCCGGAAATGCAGCCAGGCTATGTTCACTGTAAATGGGAAATTCAAGCTTCTGAGGTCGATTAAAAAGTgccatttttacattttcttgtaaatatcaactttaaagcagcagtgggtaaagttggagcaaatatgatttgtgTGAATTCAAGATCTGAAacaaaaagttatatttaaaggtcccatatgtatcatgctcattttcaggttcatacttataattaatgtttctactagaacatgtttacatgctgtaatgttaaaaaaacacattatttttctcgtactgtctgcctgaatatacctgaatttactctctgtctaaaacgctccgttttagttaatttcaatggaattgcaatggaattgcgttgctaggcaacagtatgggtccatgtttacttcctgtcagctgatgctatttacatacactgcaacaggaaataaactggggcacatttagaatgtttacgtttaaaaccacgtaatggtctaaatattgtatatttgtgacatcacaaatggaaatttctgaatacgggctgtgtgtatttctccgtatattgagcattttgatagtttaacagtatttatatagcacttgaacctgctttataatgtaaaagacatgaaaatctcactttttacaatatgagacctttaatgaAACACACTAACATATTAAccttgatttttttaatcttagcCCAACAGCTTTATTATGCAGAAATAGGACAATAACTGTTGGATCATAGTTATTTTAGTAAGAATACAGCCAACTGCACTGCCGTAAAGTACCTCATAAACAGTATGTCCTTAGCTTAACAGATGGAATAAGAGACATATAGGCTAGATCAAAGgaacacaaaattaaaaaagggtctagccttaatataattttgGAGTGCCTTTTCTCCATTTGCCCTTGCACTCTTACAGCCCCTGTTATTGTCTTTCATACATAGACACAGTATATTATTTCCCCCTCTTGCCTCTGCTCCATATACAGAATGTGAGAGGTTGCCATGGCTCTTCTCTTTATCAGATTGCTGAAGTTCCCAGAAACTAGAAGGGTGATGACTTATTGTCACTTTCTGACCCATATTCACTCCAAATGTAATAACTAAATTTACTAATTAAGCCCCGGTAATCGTATCTACAGATTATAAGAGAGAAGAAAGGGAAACACACTGTCATGTCGACTAGATGTGCAATGTGTTTTTGGGCAGATATTTTCAGACTGGCATTGTGTTCATGTTTGACAGAGCATCCAGTTTTGGCTGTTGCAATAATATAACCTAATTTTTTAATATGgtgaaaaaatgtatttgtaactTTAATTTGGATGTGCATGTGTAACTTCAGTGTGGGAACTTTGAGTTTAAATACTGCTTTTGTACTCAGATGTTCACAAAAgcacttgtttgtttttcttagtTTCGACAGGTTATGTAACTTTACCGTGGATATAATTAGTGCTCCATTTTTTTGTTCTACTTCCTCATATTTCTTTCTGTTGCTACAAATCTTGTCTGCACATTCACAGACTTTCATTTATCACACAGATTTGTTTCACAGGTTTATAAAGGGTGATATACAACCTTGTAGGCTTCGAAATTGTTTCTCATATATCATTGAACCTTATTTATTTGTGCCCACAGAAGTGCTGAAAGATGAAAATGCGTTCTGTAGGAattctgaaatgttttcagccCACCTGTAGCTTTTACAGTCACCTAATAACGATAGATGTTTTGGATAACAAACTGCACACTGACTATGCTAGACATGAAGACTCAAAAGCTAAACGCAGAAACTTGATCACAGTGAAATGGTACATTTTCAGAGCAAATGGTTTTTGGTTAAGGCTCTGACCGCTGATATCCATTAGTCGTGCATTATGGCAGATGAGAAGCCTTCGTGTGGTTGATCAATACTGTTTAGTGTCCACAGTGAACTGGGCGAGGCAGCCGACACACTGCTGGATGAGCCATCAGTCTCACTTTCAGTAGGATCCTTACAAGACGGAGCAAGTTCTTCAGATGGAGGTAAGAAACTAAATGATTGAGGTAAatggttttattttcatttgaaataTTCCTAGATGATAATAGTGGATGCATCGCGTTACaatgtatttaatgtataaaaacatacagaaaaaGAATGATCTCTATCACAACGTCCTAATGTGGGGGTAAAACATATGATTGGAATTGATTTAAATTGTTTGTTGCAGGCCTCAAAGAAGAATATGTCAGACCTGGAGAGTGGCATGGTCACTATTATCAAAGTTTTCCACAAATACTCGGGTCACAAGTGCAACCTGAAGAAAGCAGAGCTCAAAGAGCTTATCAACAATGAGATGAGTCATTTCATAATGGTGAGTTATGGAAGTAAACAATTTACAGATAATGGACTCTTAACAAGCATGTGTTATTTGAATGTCTACTTTGAGTGTGTAACATCTACAACGTGTTGTTGTAAATCAGATATGTTGACCAGTAGTGGaatgtaagtacatttactcaagtaccgtacttaaaggtcttatagataaaaacattttgtagatgaatattttttagggctgtcaatcaattaaaatgtttaatcgcatgattgtgcatgattaatcacaattaagcgcaaattaatcacactttttttttttatctatttaaaatgtacctaaagggagattagtcaagtatttaatactcttatcaacatgggagtgggcaattatgtatgctttatgcaaatatatgtatatatttattattggaaatcaaataacacaaaacaatgaaaaatattgtccagaaaccctcacaggtactacatttagcttaaaaaatatgctcaaatcataacatggcaaactgcagcccaacaggcaacaacagctgtcagtgtgtcagtgtgctgacttgactatgacttgccccaaactccatgtgattatcataaagtgggcatatctgtaaaggggagactcgtgggtacccatagaacccattttcattcacatattgagatcagaggtcaagggacccctttgaaaatggccatttcaGACTTGTTGTGAAGCcaatgcaatggaacaggggagggagaatgtgacatctagtggctgaatttgatcaatagcacctttgagtacaattttgaagtatttgtacttttgttgagtatttccatttcctgcTAATTTATAcatctacttcactacatttcggAGGCAAATATTATACTCCACTATTTATTTGATAGCTTTAGTTACTTAGCAGAtcattaagtaagggataacgtacggcgagccggtcattgttgtgaaagaatccccgacagggcgatgccacACCCTGACGCGGAggggaggggtctctcatcgccctgaagaggattctttcacaacaatgacccgttattgtacattattattatttaagaaatcaataatttgacacaaaaacagtccgccagagtccgacatcagagctgcgcccatagcaacggacTGTCATACATAgcaaacggtctgttataaagaaattacagaccgcagaacgccttAATTGACCAAttagaattgagtattcaacacagccgtgtaataatacaaaatataaatcagctAATATATTATGATGTATTCATTAAGCCTCAGATACTTACTGAGCTTAAAGTTAACATAACATGTACACGTTTCAGCTTTGAATGTCACTATGCTGACCAGTTTAGTCTAAAATATGGCAAATGTACAGAGGATTAACAAACTTTTCTCTGTCACCACCTTCAGGCCAAACAAGTTTCATCCTATCCAACAATGTTGTTTTCTGGTGTGTAATGAGCATTTCAACCTCATGGTGTCTCTAGCACAAATGTTTCATTCTATTTTCCTGCTGAACAGAAAATCCAAGAGAATGAGATTCTGGATGAGCTGTTTGCGGACCTCGACCAGAACGGAGACCTGGAGATTGACTTCAAAGAGTTCATCGCCCTCATCGCCATGGTGACCTCCTCATGCCATGAGCTCTTCCTCCCAAGCCACCCCAATGATTAGTTAGCACGTATACTCATTAAAAATGTGAGAATCATAGAAAAAGAgtgtctgaatttttttttaaggtgtctGAGAAGATTTTGACCATTTTCTCATTAACAAATCTTTGTTACATGTTTAGTATTATAAAAGTTGttgcataaaataaaatgcatatatGATGACAAGGCACAAAGAACCAGACATTTACTACGAGGGCACTGAGTGTCAGTGACGTAGAGCACCTGAAACCAGACAGCCGACATCGTACGACTGCAGAGCCGCACCTGCATTTCTGAATTTACAGTGCCAGTGTGACTTGTGCTGACTTTTGGCAAGAGAAGTAACAGCAGCAACATTTTAGACCCGCAAACAGCGCTCCCTTTTGGAGAATCTGAAGCCTGCTAAATAAGAAGGAGTGAGTGTTTGTTACACACAAGTTCTAGGAGGTCCATTacatctaaaaaataaaaaaacgtctcctcatttcctgcatttaaaaccacaaattcaCTGTCTCAGATTACTTTCCATAAAATCCAGGATCTTCTTCCAGCTATCCTCCTGGGCAGCAGCGTGGGGTGCAGGGTGACCTCCCCACCGAGTTATCACTGCAGGAGGAATAAAACAGAGCagcattatgattattataatagTTACATATTCTATATTACAATGACCAGTCTCACATTAGAAAATATAATTACAACAAGTGTAAAATAGGATTTTGCTCTGGTATAGCGCTCACGTTTTGTTGGTTTGACCCTCCACAGGGACTCTCTTGAATTTGGTGTGTAGGGCGGTTCAATCAGGTGACCAGCACCGGGGTACGACAAGCAGGTGTAGAGGTGGGATTTACCTGCAGCCCTCAGGGTCTCCTCAATCTGATGACCAATAAAACAGCGTTATATCTAGTATTCAGGCACATGATGAGACTATTGcttttgcaatagactccattatattttaagaaaaaacagtagtcccatgtgcccaaaatACTAGACAATCAAGTATTCGGTATCTATGAACAAtaataacaagttgaatatcaaagatatgcacacatatgcagtttaaaaatatttcatatggaaaacatttaataaacaacaatttcagcattttttctattattttttttttttaatatttaccttgactattaataaaagtgtgatttttcatgtgtgaAGCTGTACTGCTAGATACCCAGAGTATGGccataccaaatttcaagactttagACCAAACAGAACAAATGTTTTCCTTATCAAACTAAATATAGTCAAGACTGCTCAAATGTTTGACTTAACAAATACCACACATAACAAACCCCTATCCAATATGATTTGCACTGACTACTTATCGAGGACTACCTAATAAATGCTTTCCAACATCAATAATTTGTAATACTGggagaaaaacagtaaaataagacAGTCTACCAGGTTTGCGTTCTCCACACTTGCAGCGCTCAGGTCATCTTCACTCACTATGTACACTAATGGACAGGCGATGTGCTCTAtctgcaaaaacacaagatgTCATTCTGGAGCAGAGTTTCTCTTTTATGATTATAAATATCAATATGCACATTGATTTGATATTTCGTATGCATgagtgtgtacagtgtgtagatgtgtgttgtggttttTACCTTCACATTGTTCTCAGGGGGAAAGTTTTCAGGCAAGGAGACATTTCTGAAACTCACATTGCCTTGATCATCGAACATCCAATTATTCTCATCGCTAACAGGACAAGttaacagagaaaaacacaacttaTAATCAGTCTTTGTTGAAAACAGCCTTTGTGATTCACATTTTTGTCTCTCAAATTCATAAAGTCTATTTTACTAGATCTCAATAGATTAAGACAATTAAATCAACAATGCCCTGCTTTATCTGTAAGACTAAAACTAGTACTTTAGTCTAtagacttaaacctgcagtaggcagaatgtttttgacatcatttggcaACAAATCCATAATAGCCTTTCAgcacattgtaattcaagtgttctgagagaaaactagacttctgcacctcctaatggctctgttttcagactttaaaaaatctagcccgtgacggtagactttggccaatcacaggtcatttcagagagagagagtgttcctattggctgtgatctgactggtgggcggtgcttggtatttcctcaactgatctcaacatggctaccgggtcaaaaactttctcattttacagctcaacagtacactacaagatgtttctgaaaacatctgaggagagaaataggcattacagtaacagaatattgattcatatttgatcagcgctgcctagtttgaccatttgattggagttcgcgagtgattgacagctgctcagagacggcaggctccagctcggctctgattggttgttttgctcCAGTCTGTggataacattttttaatcatatttgatccatttcttcccactgcagctttaagtatcaCGCGTGATACTAAACCCGACCAGATTAGATGGATTCCTGCAATAATCCCACAGTGATTTCTTGCCAATAAAATCCTACAAGTTGCATCTTTATTTACATGTAATTTGATTCAGTCCTGCCCTCTCCATCTGCGAGCTTGATGGTACTTCCTGTTGGGCCGTTGATACAAATCAAGCAGGATGGCTGGAGGGGAGAACATTCATTGTTAGGAAAGTCAACGTGAATTCACCAAACTGAATTAAAAGTCATTATTAACTTTCTATTGCTTGGTATATAGTATATTTCATTCTAAACAAGCAGGTGTGATCTTTCATGTACACGGAGCTCTGCGTTGATCAAACTGTAGATTAAGAAATGGATGACAGAGAAAGGCCTTTCTGACATACTTTGACACCATCCTGCGTGGCAATCCGAAGAGCCAGGTAGACTCCAAAGGAGAGACCTATGATCCCAATTCTGTCGGCACAGATCTGACGATGTTCTTGAAGTAGCTGGAACGCTGACTGTCCAAACAGAAAAAACAGGACATTTTAAGGGattgacaaaataatcaaaGTAAATGTGAGCTTTGacgcagaaagaaagaaattaaggGTAACTTAAACTTTACGTTGTAAAGCATCTTATCTTACTTTGAAATATGAATCACCAACATTGATACTGCTTTGTGAGCCGGGCAAATCTTTGTGCCCCAGGTAGGCAAGGGACAAGCTAGCATAGCCTCTGGATGCAAGAAGGGCGGCGCGGTACTCTATCAGTCCTCCACCCATTCCATACAGGTCCAACATGGCTGGAAATGGGCCTGGGCCTGCAGGAAATCAGTACAGTGGGTGCTGTTCAGAGGACACAGTTTGTCCACTTCAAGTTTGTTAGTGAATGCTTCAAGACTTGTGCTCACCAGGTGGCAAAAACAACATCCCCACAACTCCATCCTGGCGAATCTCTGTTCTCTGCACGCCTGGCGCCATGTACCAGCGCTCAGTAGTTACTGCAGCCAGCTCGGTGCTCTGTCTCTCACTGGGTGAAACGTGGCCCTCCAGTAAGGACATGAGCACTACGTATGGAGTCTCTACGTTTCTTTTCCTCAGCCTGTAAGAAAGAGAACATTTCCGTCAAGAAACTCTCATCAACCACTTACCACTTATTGCCAAAATGACAAGCGTTtgtcagtgtctgtgtgaaCATCACAGGGACTTAAACAAGACATAATTAAATGGACATGAGCTGATATTGATATgatatcacattttattcaaattaacCTAAAATTCTAAGATGGGTGGGTGCTGGAGGGAGTTGCATTTGTGTAGTCAGTCTGTCACGAGTGCACCTTCATCATTACggcccaattccaaaccacCCTCTACACTCACTGCTTAACCACTTCCACTCCTTTTCCATTCCAAACCAATTAGCAGGGactggaagtgggttataaaatcctccaacagcgagcctgcatcgatgccgacttaacGAGCTGCCCTCACTGACGACGTGCAAAgctgttttgtgtttgtcatgGAACACGCTCCATTGTCAGTGTTCCGTGCGATTACcagtacaaacatttactcgtaaactgctcaaactaagatagACATATAATTTATTCTAATTTATTGCCATACAGACGTTATCAACTTGaagtaaatagattgtatttaggatcaaatgtACCCCTGTATAGTCTAGAAAACAAGAATATCATAGACTGTTTAGTTCTGCCTGCCTGATGCCTAACAGGGTTTATGTGGAGTTGTTGGGCTTTGCTACAACTGTGAAGGACAACTCAGAGTTGGGTTCAATGCCACAAACTGTTTTTCTTGAGCTCTCAGTGAGCTTGTTTTCATCACCTGCCTCAAACCTTCTCTTGAACCAGGAGCCGGCTGCAGACCCCAGAACAGTCCCATCGGCTCACAGCCCAAATATGAACCCCCGACTGAATGATCCCTGGTCACTattgaggagacagagaggggagaagaTTACTAACTGCCTGCATAAAAGTCTAAATGCTTCAAATAATCTGATTTCTAAAAGTTACATCGTGCAATGTGCTTTCTTTCAGAAGTTGTAACAAGCTAATTCATTACATTTGTAATAATTATTACAAAAGCattacataaaatccaataggTACTTCGAAACTCAGCGACTCACAGTTGACGGTGCCATCTGCATCTGTATTATAATGGGCGAATGCTTCCCACAGGTCACCATCATCACTTTGCATTTGTGCGCACACTGTGACGGGACACTGTGGGGGCAGGAACCGCCCTTTAATGCTGATCGGTTCATCTATGAGCGCGCGAACAGGAGCGGCTGACAGTAGGGGCGGTTGTCTAAAGCTGCTCTTCCACCGAACTCCACCTGCGAGTAGAAGAAAAATATACATGTGAACTTTAAAGTATTACAAAATAAACTCTAAGAGGTATTGCAGATATTTAAAATGCTCTAATGTCAAGATCAAACAGACCTTGATGTGGAGAAATTTTAACAGTTTGCACGTATTTGGCAGACGATTTTGTCCACAGCAATTGTCCTTACTGCACGTACACACCTATCGGGGACAATTAGGTTCATAGTCTAGCTGAAGATCACGTGACATGTGGACAGGAAGAGCTGGGAATGAAATCCCTAACCAACCATGACCTGACCTTCAGTCACCCTCTGTTACTACTACACTTTACTACTGTTTCTGCATCAAAGTCTACATAACTATAGCCAAAGAGGAGAGACGTGTGCCAGATTGTTTTCACTGACTTAAGTGCAGCATTCATGAGACAATAGcaagaatgtaaaaaaatatatatcttgaaatgtgtgcaaatatcctttaaaaaaaggacaaaatcacactttgaaacattttttttaagctgcTCATTTGCAATCAGTCATAAAGATAAATGGTGCCGAAAGATTACCTCTTTATAGACAAGCAATTCAGTCTAAATATGAATCCTAAAATTCACTTTTGTATGATTTCtagaaaatgttttatcatTATTTGACAGTCTCAGAtgttcacatactgtacatatacatacaatcAGACCTTTGTGTAAAAGTCAGCAGGTTAATCCCTGCAGTATTACAGTAGCGCATTTAGTTCAAGTAGATTTCACTGCTCAACTCACACACAAGCTCTCTAATAACTCCtaaaaacaaagaacaacaTTCTTACCCACAGCACGATGCAAACATGCCAGGCTCCTGTGTGCACCGACACATGGTATCATCTTCTTTAATATAAGCTGTTGTATCATCGTCATATTTGCATGACCTCTGACCGTTACGGTGTTTCTGTCTACCCTATagaaagaaatgaatggaaGTCAAATGCATGAAACACTTCAGTGCCTTGTCTGTTTCATGAAATAAGATTCTTCTTCCCAGTCAACGGAGGTGCAGAGTTAAGTACTAAATCTGACAACTGATCCCAGGGTGAACGGTTAACTTTGATGCAAAGTTAGGCTACTTGCTCCTCTCTTGGCGATTAACCCGGACTTTGTCCTGCTTAACTCCCCAACCTGGTGTTGTGTTACAAAACAATACACTGCTGCTGAATGACTGACTAAGTCctgaaaaatgtgaatttttcCAGTTTGCCTGCAGGTttttactatattatactacacattatattcattttttattatcatatttgctgcatttctacccactgcagctttaactaaaAGAAGACTAGAAATGACAAGTATTAACACATATTTCAAAAAacgttttcatttaaaaaaaaaaaaaagtcaattgtCAAAATTAAGTACAAGAAGTTATCGTATCTTAATTTTAATCAAAATGACTGTACATTGAAATGCTTTCAAATCCTAACAGTAAGGATACTCAGCAGAATTTCACTCTGCAAACCTGTGATGGAAATGATT containing:
- the LOC119483545 gene encoding protein S100-B-like yields the protein MEASKKNMSDLESGMVTIIKVFHKYSGHKCNLKKAELKELINNEMSHFIMKIQENEILDELFADLDQNGDLEIDFKEFIALIAMVTSSCHELFLPSHPND
- the LOC119498789 gene encoding peroxisomal succinyl-coenzyme A thioesterase-like — its product is MTMIQQLILKKMIPCVGAHRSLACLHRAVGGVRWKSSFRQPPLLSAAPVRALIDEPISIKGRFLPPQCPVTVCAQMQSDDGDLWEAFAHYNTDADGTVNLTRDHSVGGSYLGCEPMGLFWGLQPAPGSREGLRLRKRNVETPYVVLMSLLEGHVSPSERQSTELAAVTTERWYMAPGVQRTEIRQDGVVGMLFLPPGPGPFPAMLDLYGMGGGLIEYRAALLASRGYASLSLAYLGHKDLPGSQSSINVGDSYFKSAFQLLQEHRQICADRIGIIGLSFGVYLALRIATQDGVKPSCLICINGPTGSTIKLADGEGRTESNYIDENNWMFDDQGNVSFRNVSLPENFPPENNVKIEHIACPLVYIVSEDDLSAASVENANLIEETLRAAGKSHLYTCLSYPGAGHLIEPPYTPNSRESLWRVKPTKLITRWGGHPAPHAAAQEDSWKKILDFMESNLRQ